The window CGGCTGTTTTGTGGAGTATATGGCGGTACAGGAACGAGAAACTATGGAACGGGGTATCTAGACCACCTCAAGTCACAGTGGCACTCGGCTGTGAAATGGCACTGAGCTGGGCTCGAGCGCAAATGAAATCTCCACAAAAGCCCGTGCCCAACTCTTGTCAATATGAGGATGGTCGATGGAAGAAACCACCCGATCCATCTATGAAGTGCAACGTCGATGCAGCACTGTTTAAAGAACAACGAGCAGTTGGTTTTGGAACCGTGATAAGAGACTCGACAGGAACCTTTATGGTGAGCAAATCATGCAGGAGAAATGGCTTGGTGGAAGTAAAAGAGGCCGAAGCACTCGTCCTCCTTGATGCTAGCTATTCAATGGACCTTGTCTTTAGAACTCCAGGATGTTATATTTGAATATGACTCACAGACGGTGGTGAACGCAATAACATCAAAAAATGAAGACTACACAGAGTTTGGATCGATTATTGGTGGCTGCTGTCAGTTGCTAGACGCTCATCCTTATTTCAAAATTCAACATGTCCGAAGACAAGCAAATGTGGCGGCTCACACACTGGCACGAGCGGCAATATCCTTAGCAAATCCTTATATTACGTATCATCCTCCTGATATTATTTGTAATGCCATTAACCACGATTGTGGGATTCACTTTTGATTAAATGGAACtttcttttcaaaaaaaaaaaaagaagctaatttaattattacaattttgttttaaaaaattttccGTTATAGAAAAGATTAACTATACTTCATCGTTATAAGGAAAGGCCTCATATTTTAAACTGGACTCATGCTTAACACAGCCCTACACGTACTTGTTAGGCCAATATTACAATTTTCATTACTTTCTTCCTATCCACAATCCTGAAATTAGAGATATCAAAGTGCATTAGTCTATTCTGTCAAATAGACAGATTAAGTTGACAATTTCTTAATCTGCCAAAATGGCTGGACGAGCTGAGTGAAGTTTTGTTAGCCTTGCCCCACCAACTAGTGGGTTGTGGGTTGGTCCATCCCGCCAACCCGTTTTGACAGCTCTACCTGAAATCATGTATatgaaatttataataaataggGGTTAAGTCTTTTGGGAGTGAGAGAATAAATTGAGCAATTTCTTACAATAAGAAACAACAATATATGAATGTAATATTTCGAAATAATGACAtgtatccatggtaacataccGTCACAAAATATCATATCGAATATAATGTGGTAACTATTCAGGATTTTGAAGTAAAAATCGTGAGCTGAAGAAGTGGCTCCTACCAACATTTAGTGTAGCAATTTTCCCCAAGTAATCAAATAGGATCCGTACGATCGATCATTTGCAAGACGATATGAACTCACATTTCCAAACCGAAGCGTTGTTCAGATGAACTATATACTCGGGTTCAGTTGTTGTTCATTAGATTCACTTTGCAGGTCGAAGTCGCGGTTTCCAGAACAATAAAATGTACAATGCATAATATGATgcaatatatatagataaatCATTAATTGATGAAAGTTTATTGTAATTATAGGTCAAGTGCCAAAATAACCatagttgaaaaaaaaaacccgGTAATAATCATCACCTCAATAACTTATTATCGTCGTGTCTCAATTGAT is drawn from Primulina eburnea isolate SZY01 chromosome 10, ASM2296580v1, whole genome shotgun sequence and contains these coding sequences:
- the LOC140842860 gene encoding uncharacterized protein, with product MCPTALQPNFSAVLWSIWRYRNEKLWNGVSRPPQVTVALGCEMALSWARAQMKSPQKPVPNSCQYEDGRWKKPPDPSMKCNVDAALFKEQRAVGFGTVIRDSTGTFMVSKSCRRNGLVEVKEAEALVLLDASYSMDLVFRTPGCYI